One segment of Clavelina lepadiformis chromosome 2, kaClaLepa1.1, whole genome shotgun sequence DNA contains the following:
- the LOC143445313 gene encoding RNA-binding protein MEX3B-like codes for MKADFIMQSPPVFSELDSQNTVSSQEDQRALQIALELSNLGLLGSCDDENSSSYDDLIKNKKSQNMTECVPVPSSEHVAEIVGRQGCKIKALRAKTNTYIKTPVRGEEPVFVVTGRKEDVAMARREVQSAAEHFTQIRASRNRHAMINGQGLVSGADAELTAGTITLQVRVPYRVVGLVVGPKGATIKRIQQQTHTYIVTPSREKEPVFEVTGLPENVEKAKEEIEAHIASRTGSLQTNIDDDFKNNGTEVGSPCSSDTLLKSTARSTTSSETSYNIQNSVLRCQAPSFFPSCSSNGTVATQEYISRAPPKSHDDYHNLGRSSVTANNIFEPVEKALLKSVQAQWSIGSNDIGHFESLPHAVNLSGSNGSSAGLSPTSSYTSNNGRTCRLSPTLSDKDFSTGPSLLPSQSHKKSPSKTPLSVRHTLSDSSEQSSTSANSNFLEFGPSMSSAIGIGVFSSSSQNIESGYSSSGTCDSLTSGSPMETALGHVMSPRAPDTAHSSLQKCIICNEGSVVAALVPCGHNLFCYGCAQGTSVCPCCHQPASMALLIKK; via the exons ATGAAGGCCGACTTCATTATGCAAAGTCCACCTGTTTTTTCTGAGCTGGATTCTCAAAATACCGTCAGTTCACAAGAAGATCAGCGTGCCTTGCAGATAGCTTTAGAGTTGTCGAACCTTGGTCTGCTCGGGAGTTGTGATGATGAAAACTCATCAAGCTATGatgatttaataaaaaacaagaaaagtcAAAACATGACTGAATGTGTCCCAGTGCCAAGCTCAGAACATGTAGCAGAAATTGTTGGCAGACAAG GTTGCAAAATTAAAGCCTTACGTGCCAAAACAAATACCTACATAAAAACACCAGTGCGTGGAGAAGAACCTGTTTTTGTTGTAACTGGAAGGAAAGAAGATGTTGCCATGGCTAGAAGAGAAGTGCAATCTGCTGCAGAACATTTTACTCAAATTCG AGCATCCAGAAATCGTCATGCTATGATAAATGGTCAAGGTTTGGTATCAGGAGCGGATGCAGAACTAACTGCTGGGACTATCACTTTACAAGTGCGAGTGCCATATCGTGTAGTGGGCCTTGTAGTGGGCCCTAAAGGTGCTACGATAAAACGAATTCAGCAGCAAACCCATACATATATTGTTACTCCAAGTAGAGAAAAAGAACCAGTGTTTGAAGTTACAG GTTTACCAGAAAATGTTGAGAAGGCTAAGGAAGAAATAGAAGCCCACATTGCATCCAGGACTGGTTCATTACAGACAAATATTGATGATGACTTCAAAAACAATGGCACTGAAGTTGGAAGCCCATGTTCATCAGATACATTGTTGAAATCTACGGCCAG ATCTACTACATCATCAGAAACTTCCTACAACATCCAAAATAGTGTGCTTCGGTGTCAAGCTCCAAGTTTTTTTCCATCATGCAGCTCTAATGGGACAGTTGCCACGCAAGAATACATTTCACGGGCTCCACCAAAGTCGCATG atgaCTATCACAACCTTGGCAGATCTTCTGTAACTGCTAACAATATCTTTGAACCTGTGGAAAAAGCATTGTTGAAGTCAGTGCAGGCCCAATGGAGTATTGGTAGTAATGACATTGGTCATTTTGAATCTTTGCCCCATGCTGTCAATTTGTCAGGGAGCAATGGAAGTAGTGCAGGGCTCAGTCCAACATCCTCTTACACCAGCAACAATGGAAGAACTTGTCGTTTGTCCCCTACTTTGTCGGACAAAGATTTTTCAACTGGGCCATCTCTTTTGCCTTCACAAAGTCATAAGAAGTCGCCGTCCAAGACTCCTCTTTCTGTGCGGCATACTCTTTCAGATTCTTCTGAACAAAGTAGCACTTCCGCTAACAGCAATTTTCTCGAGTTTGGGCCTAGCATGTCCTCAGCTATTGGTATTGGCGTTTTTTCTTCGTCATCTCAGAATATTGAAAGTGGTTATTCATCAA GTGGTACATGTGATAGCTTGACATCTGGTTCTCCAATGGAAACTGCACTTGGCCATGTTATGTCTCCTCGTGCACCAGACACTGCACATTCCAGTCTGCAGAAATGTATAATTTGTAACGAAGGTTCGGTCGTTGCTGCTTTGGTTCCTTGTGGTCATAACCTCTTTTGCTATGGCTGTGCACAAGGTACTTCCGTTTGCCCCTGTTGCCATCAACCTGCTTCAATGGCTCTGctcataaaaaagtaa